One stretch of Hemibagrus wyckioides isolate EC202008001 linkage group LG01, SWU_Hwy_1.0, whole genome shotgun sequence DNA includes these proteins:
- the mboat1 gene encoding lysophospholipid acyltransferase 1 isoform X1, whose amino-acid sequence MDPKSDLLLQTTGCTWLRPISMFLGVPLDQVNFIMCQMFGLAAAFWFRLCLSPQRAGPTVRHAVASFLGSTFVIFCFGWYSLHVFVLTLVCYVILKSASAHTVHWYSMLVAMGYLTVCQVSRVFIFNYGILATDFSGPLMMLVQKITTLAFQVHDGKCRKQEELSVEQRRLAVDTEPSLLEYLSYTLNFMSILVGPWSSYRDYTQFIHGQHLHNKLQLQHNGYDTHTQPSPVRAVTQKLLVCIGCLLWFFLITRRFPIGYNVDPSFVSEASFLSRLAYAFVSIQAARPKFYFAWTLADAVHNAAGYGVSGFDRCGRVAWDLVSNVHIWEIETATSFKSFIDNWNIQTGVWLKSVCYDRVPHYRTPLTFMLSALWHGVYPGYYFTFLSGIPITLTARAVRRNFRHYFVNSRSVKLAYDIITWAATQLTICYTVMPFLLLAVEPTITYYRSMYFHVHIISILAMLVLPSRPRRPDLHAQHSNNNVKGE is encoded by the exons ATGGATCCCAAATCAGACCTCTTGCTTCAGACTACAGGCTGCACATGGCTGAGGCCCATCAGCATGTTCCTGGGAGTTCCTCTGGATCAG GTGAACTTTATCATGTGCCAGATGTTTGGCCTGGCTGCCGCCTTCTGGTTTCGTCTGTGTCTCAGTCCTCAGCGGGCCGGTCCAACTGTGCGTCACGCTGTCGCTAGTTTCTTGGGGTCGACGTTTGTTATATTCTGCTTCGGATG GTATTCCCTACATGTTTTTGTCCTGACGCTCGTCTGCTACGTCATCCTGAAGAGCGCGAGCGCACACACTGTTCACTG GTACTCGATGCTGGTGGCGATGGGCTACCTCACGGTGTGCCAGGTCAGCAGGGTCTTCATCTTCAACTACGGCATCCTGGCCACGGACTTCTCAGG gCCTCTGATGATGCTGGTGCAGAAGATCACCACTCTGGCCTTTCAGGTCCACGATG gaaAGTGTCGCAAGCAGGAGGAGCTCAGTGTGGAACAGAGACGTCTGGCTGTAGA CACTGAGCCGTCGCTGCTGGAGTACCTGAGCTACACGCTAAACTTCATGAGCATCCTGGTGGGGCCGTGGAGCAGCTACAGAGACTACACCCAGTTCATCCACGGacaacacctacacaacaaACTCCAACTGCAACACAACGgctacgacacacacacacaaccctcacctGTG CGAGCCGTGACTCAGAAGCTGCTGGTGTGTATCGGTTGCCTCCTCTGGTTCTTCCTCATCACCAGGAGGTTCCCGATCGGCTACAACGTGGACCCGAGCTTCGTTAGCGAGGCCTCGTTCCTCAGCAGGCTAGCGTACGCCTTCGTCTCCATCCAGGCGGCTCGGCCCAAGTTTTACTTCGCGTGGACCCTGG CTGATGCTGTCCATAACGCGGCGGGATACGGAGTCAGCGGATTCGACCGGTGCGGCCGAGTGGCCTGGGACCTCGTCTCCAACGTCCACATATGGGAAATTGAG ACAGCAACCAGTTTCAAATCCTTCATCGACAACTGGAACATTCAGACAGGGGTGTGGCTCAAGAG tgtttgttaTGACCGTGTGCCACATTACCGGACACCTCTGACGTTCATGCTGTCAGCGCTGTGGCACGGAGTTTACCCTGGATATTACTTCACCTTCCTCTCAGGCATCCCCATCACACTCACTGCCCGCGCT GTCCGCAGGAATTTCCGCCACTATTTCGTAAACTCTCGCTCTGTCAAGCTGGCGTATGACATCATCACCTGGGCGGCGACGCAGCTGACCATCTGTTACACCGTCATGCCGTTCTTACTGCTGGCCGTGGAGCCGACCATCACCTATTACAG GTCCATGTACTTCCATGTGCACATCATTAGCATTCTGGCGATGCTCGTCCTGCCCAGCAGACCCAGGAGGCCCGATCTCCATGCCCAGCACTCCAACAATAATGTGAAGGGAGAATAA
- the mboat1 gene encoding lysophospholipid acyltransferase 1 isoform X2: MCQMFGLAAAFWFRLCLSPQRAGPTVRHAVASFLGSTFVIFCFGWYSLHVFVLTLVCYVILKSASAHTVHWYSMLVAMGYLTVCQVSRVFIFNYGILATDFSGPLMMLVQKITTLAFQVHDGKCRKQEELSVEQRRLAVDTEPSLLEYLSYTLNFMSILVGPWSSYRDYTQFIHGQHLHNKLQLQHNGYDTHTQPSPVRAVTQKLLVCIGCLLWFFLITRRFPIGYNVDPSFVSEASFLSRLAYAFVSIQAARPKFYFAWTLADAVHNAAGYGVSGFDRCGRVAWDLVSNVHIWEIETATSFKSFIDNWNIQTGVWLKSVCYDRVPHYRTPLTFMLSALWHGVYPGYYFTFLSGIPITLTARAVRRNFRHYFVNSRSVKLAYDIITWAATQLTICYTVMPFLLLAVEPTITYYRSMYFHVHIISILAMLVLPSRPRRPDLHAQHSNNNVKGE, from the exons ATGTGCCAGATGTTTGGCCTGGCTGCCGCCTTCTGGTTTCGTCTGTGTCTCAGTCCTCAGCGGGCCGGTCCAACTGTGCGTCACGCTGTCGCTAGTTTCTTGGGGTCGACGTTTGTTATATTCTGCTTCGGATG GTATTCCCTACATGTTTTTGTCCTGACGCTCGTCTGCTACGTCATCCTGAAGAGCGCGAGCGCACACACTGTTCACTG GTACTCGATGCTGGTGGCGATGGGCTACCTCACGGTGTGCCAGGTCAGCAGGGTCTTCATCTTCAACTACGGCATCCTGGCCACGGACTTCTCAGG gCCTCTGATGATGCTGGTGCAGAAGATCACCACTCTGGCCTTTCAGGTCCACGATG gaaAGTGTCGCAAGCAGGAGGAGCTCAGTGTGGAACAGAGACGTCTGGCTGTAGA CACTGAGCCGTCGCTGCTGGAGTACCTGAGCTACACGCTAAACTTCATGAGCATCCTGGTGGGGCCGTGGAGCAGCTACAGAGACTACACCCAGTTCATCCACGGacaacacctacacaacaaACTCCAACTGCAACACAACGgctacgacacacacacacaaccctcacctGTG CGAGCCGTGACTCAGAAGCTGCTGGTGTGTATCGGTTGCCTCCTCTGGTTCTTCCTCATCACCAGGAGGTTCCCGATCGGCTACAACGTGGACCCGAGCTTCGTTAGCGAGGCCTCGTTCCTCAGCAGGCTAGCGTACGCCTTCGTCTCCATCCAGGCGGCTCGGCCCAAGTTTTACTTCGCGTGGACCCTGG CTGATGCTGTCCATAACGCGGCGGGATACGGAGTCAGCGGATTCGACCGGTGCGGCCGAGTGGCCTGGGACCTCGTCTCCAACGTCCACATATGGGAAATTGAG ACAGCAACCAGTTTCAAATCCTTCATCGACAACTGGAACATTCAGACAGGGGTGTGGCTCAAGAG tgtttgttaTGACCGTGTGCCACATTACCGGACACCTCTGACGTTCATGCTGTCAGCGCTGTGGCACGGAGTTTACCCTGGATATTACTTCACCTTCCTCTCAGGCATCCCCATCACACTCACTGCCCGCGCT GTCCGCAGGAATTTCCGCCACTATTTCGTAAACTCTCGCTCTGTCAAGCTGGCGTATGACATCATCACCTGGGCGGCGACGCAGCTGACCATCTGTTACACCGTCATGCCGTTCTTACTGCTGGCCGTGGAGCCGACCATCACCTATTACAG GTCCATGTACTTCCATGTGCACATCATTAGCATTCTGGCGATGCTCGTCCTGCCCAGCAGACCCAGGAGGCCCGATCTCCATGCCCAGCACTCCAACAATAATGTGAAGGGAGAATAA